Proteins encoded by one window of Microbaculum marinisediminis:
- a CDS encoding NAD+ synthase has translation MTNELAIACAQLNPIVGDIAGNLALARKARAEAAELGADLVVFTELFISGYPPEDLVLKPAFQQACRDAVEALAADTADGGPAVLIGAPWHEDVKTYNAFCLLEEGRVAATRFKVDLPNYGPFDEKRVFAPGPLPGPVPFRGVRLGVPVCEDIWEDEVVECLEESGAELLIVPNGSPWWKYKHDLRLNVVVQRVTESNLPLIYVNQLGGQDELIFDGASFGLHADRTLAFQMPAFEEGVAITRWKRDRGEGWRCVDGPMAPLGDNDELMWLACVNGLRDYVDKTGFPGVVLGLSGGIDSAICAAMAVDALGPERVHCVMMPYRYTSSASLTDAADCAEALGVRYDSVSIVAPVDGFTAALSPLFDALPADTTEENLQSRARGTTLMAISNKFGPMVVTTGNKSEMSVGYSTLYGDMNGGFNPIKDLYKTEVYRLAAWRNANRPQGCLGPDHPVIPTNIIDKAPSAELKPDQTDQDTLPPYDMLDDILECLVENEMSVSEIVARGHEVETVKRIENMLYVAEYKRRQAPPGIKITRKNFGRDRRYPIVNRYRDTAM, from the coding sequence ATGACGAACGAACTTGCGATCGCCTGCGCGCAGCTCAACCCGATCGTCGGCGACATCGCCGGCAATCTGGCGCTTGCGCGCAAGGCCCGGGCCGAGGCGGCGGAATTGGGCGCCGACCTCGTCGTGTTCACGGAACTGTTCATCTCCGGCTATCCGCCGGAGGATCTGGTGCTGAAGCCGGCCTTTCAGCAGGCCTGCCGCGACGCCGTGGAGGCTCTGGCCGCCGACACCGCCGATGGCGGTCCGGCCGTGCTCATCGGCGCGCCCTGGCACGAGGACGTGAAGACCTACAACGCCTTCTGCCTGCTCGAGGAGGGCAGGGTGGCGGCGACCCGCTTCAAGGTCGACCTGCCCAACTACGGCCCGTTCGACGAGAAGCGCGTGTTCGCGCCCGGCCCGCTGCCCGGTCCCGTGCCCTTTCGCGGCGTCCGGCTCGGGGTGCCGGTCTGCGAGGACATCTGGGAGGACGAGGTCGTCGAGTGCCTGGAGGAAAGCGGCGCCGAACTGCTGATCGTCCCCAACGGCTCGCCGTGGTGGAAATACAAGCACGACCTGCGCCTCAACGTCGTCGTCCAGCGCGTCACCGAATCCAACCTGCCGCTCATCTATGTCAACCAGCTCGGCGGCCAGGACGAGCTGATCTTCGACGGCGCCTCCTTCGGCCTGCACGCCGACCGCACGCTCGCCTTCCAGATGCCGGCCTTCGAGGAAGGTGTCGCGATTACCCGGTGGAAGCGCGATCGCGGCGAGGGCTGGCGCTGCGTCGACGGGCCGATGGCCCCGCTCGGGGACAATGACGAGCTGATGTGGCTCGCCTGCGTGAACGGCCTGCGCGACTACGTCGACAAGACCGGATTTCCGGGCGTGGTGCTCGGGCTGTCGGGCGGCATCGACTCGGCGATCTGCGCCGCGATGGCGGTCGATGCGCTGGGGCCCGAGCGCGTCCACTGCGTGATGATGCCCTACCGCTACACCTCCAGCGCCTCGCTGACCGACGCCGCCGACTGCGCCGAGGCACTCGGCGTGCGCTACGACAGCGTCTCGATCGTCGCGCCCGTCGACGGCTTCACGGCGGCGCTGTCGCCGCTGTTCGACGCGCTGCCCGCCGATACCACCGAGGAGAACCTGCAGTCGCGCGCCCGCGGCACCACGCTGATGGCGATCTCCAACAAGTTCGGGCCGATGGTGGTCACCACCGGCAACAAGTCGGAGATGTCGGTGGGCTATTCGACGCTCTACGGCGACATGAACGGCGGCTTCAATCCGATCAAGGACCTCTACAAGACCGAGGTCTACCGGCTCGCCGCCTGGCGCAACGCCAACCGCCCCCAGGGGTGCCTGGGCCCCGACCATCCGGTGATCCCGACGAACATCATCGACAAGGCGCCGTCGGCGGAGCTCAAGCCCGACCAGACCGATCAGGACACGCTGCCGCCCTACGACATGCTCGACGACATCCTCGAGTGCCTCGTGGAGAACGAGATGTCTGTCTCCGAGATCGTCGCGCGCGGCCACGAAGTGGAGACGGTGAAGCGGATCGAGAACATGCTCTATGTCGCCGAGTACAAGCGCCGTCAGGCGCCGCCCGGCATCAAGATCACCCGCAAGAACTTCGGTCGCGACCGGCGCTACCCGATCGTCAACCGCTATCGCGACACCGCGATGTGA
- a CDS encoding NUDIX domain-containing protein, whose product MGKAQDGPRIVDEETVYDGFVRLTRYTVEAPWHGRLLRFDREVHFHGHVAAILPVDPDRKVGLLIRQFRLSPLLDGGDGWLWEVPGGLLGGDPPPRCAVKEAQEEAGIAIQALESLGDLLSSPGIVRECVHLFWGTYEGPPPAATGGLDHEGEMIEVHELPMADIARMTENGDIVDAKSAIAVFRLKARRPDLFAG is encoded by the coding sequence ATGGGCAAGGCGCAGGACGGCCCGCGCATCGTCGACGAGGAGACCGTCTACGACGGCTTCGTCAGGCTGACCCGCTATACGGTCGAGGCGCCCTGGCACGGCAGGCTGCTGCGGTTCGACCGCGAGGTCCATTTCCACGGTCATGTCGCCGCGATCCTGCCGGTCGATCCGGACCGCAAGGTCGGGCTGCTGATCCGCCAGTTCCGCCTCTCGCCCCTTCTCGACGGCGGCGACGGCTGGCTGTGGGAGGTCCCGGGCGGCCTGCTCGGCGGCGACCCGCCGCCGCGCTGCGCCGTGAAGGAGGCGCAGGAAGAGGCGGGAATCGCGATCCAGGCGCTTGAATCGCTCGGCGATTTACTGTCCTCTCCCGGAATCGTCCGCGAATGCGTGCATCTCTTCTGGGGAACCTACGAGGGACCGCCGCCCGCGGCGACCGGTGGCCTGGATCACGAAGGGGAGATGATCGAGGTCCACGAGCTTCCGATGGCCGACATCGCCCGCATGACGGAAAACGGCGACATCGTCGACGCGAAATCGGCGATCGCGGTGTTCCGGCTGAAGGCGCGGCGGCCGGATCTGTTCGCCGGTTGA
- a CDS encoding DODA-type extradiol aromatic ring-opening family dioxygenase, whose product MAAMPSLFVSHGAPNLILYDTPARQFLADYAESIERPTAILSVSAHFETDRPAVVADPAPDMIYDFGGFEDELYTLTYPAPGDPALAERVAALLSDADLAPAIVRKRGYDHGTWVPLMLLYPGADIPVAQLSVQPGASAAHHYRLGEALAPLRDEGVLIVGSGSFTHNLHEAFQNLRRGAVDAERPDWVSAFVDWMVPRIEAGAVDDLVAYRTKAPFAVENHPTDEHLMPLYVALGAAGARPKGHRIHESHQFGALELDAFAFD is encoded by the coding sequence ATGGCCGCGATGCCTTCGCTGTTCGTGTCGCACGGTGCGCCGAACCTGATTTTGTACGATACGCCCGCGCGGCAATTCCTCGCCGACTACGCCGAGAGTATCGAGCGTCCCACGGCGATCCTGTCGGTATCGGCGCATTTCGAAACCGACCGCCCCGCGGTCGTCGCCGATCCGGCGCCCGACATGATCTACGATTTCGGCGGCTTCGAGGACGAGCTCTACACGCTCACCTATCCCGCCCCCGGCGATCCGGCGCTGGCCGAGCGCGTTGCCGCATTGCTTTCGGACGCCGACCTGGCGCCCGCGATCGTGCGCAAGCGCGGCTACGACCACGGCACCTGGGTGCCGCTGATGCTGCTCTACCCCGGCGCCGATATCCCCGTCGCCCAGCTCTCGGTGCAGCCGGGCGCGAGCGCCGCGCACCACTACCGGCTCGGCGAGGCGCTGGCGCCGTTGCGCGACGAGGGCGTGCTGATCGTCGGCTCCGGCTCCTTCACCCACAATCTCCACGAGGCGTTTCAGAACCTGAGACGGGGTGCCGTCGACGCGGAGCGCCCGGACTGGGTGTCGGCCTTCGTCGACTGGATGGTGCCGCGCATCGAGGCCGGCGCGGTCGACGATCTTGTCGCCTACCGCACCAAGGCGCCCTTCGCGGTGGAGAACCACCCGACCGACGAGCATCTAATGCCGCTCTACGTGGCGCTCGGCGCGGCCGGCGCCAGGCCGAAGGGCCACCGCATCCACGAGAGCCACCAGTTCGGCGCGCTGGAATTGGACGCGTTCGCGTTCGACTAG
- a CDS encoding GFA family protein, which yields MSAAPQDEIHRGRCACGAVSYVLRGPLRPVVFCHCESCRRQSGHIVSATSVPLDRLSVTGAENLGDWQATPDAVRQFCKVCGSHLFWRGHDATSISVMAGSLDTPTGLTPWGHIFVAEKGDYYEISDGLPQYDGRPPRD from the coding sequence GTGAGCGCCGCCCCGCAGGATGAGATCCACCGGGGGCGCTGCGCCTGCGGGGCCGTTTCCTACGTGCTGCGCGGGCCGTTGCGCCCGGTGGTCTTCTGCCATTGCGAAAGCTGCCGCCGGCAGTCGGGCCATATCGTCTCGGCGACATCCGTGCCGCTGGACCGCCTGTCCGTAACCGGCGCGGAAAATCTCGGCGACTGGCAGGCCACGCCCGACGCTGTGCGCCAGTTCTGCAAGGTCTGCGGCTCCCACCTGTTCTGGCGCGGGCATGACGCCACGTCGATTTCGGTGATGGCCGGCTCGCTGGACACGCCGACGGGGCTGACGCCCTGGGGGCATATCTTCGTCGCCGAAAAGGGCGACTATTACGAAATCTCCGACGGCTTGCCGCAATATGACGGGAGGCCGCCCAGGGACTAA
- a CDS encoding class II 3-deoxy-7-phosphoheptulonate synthase: MAKTWSPESWRSKPIVQVPDYPDLKALAEAEATLSRFPPLVFAGEARKLKQQLGRVAGGEGFLLQGGDCAESFAEHHADNIRDFFRVFLQMSVVLTFAAAMPVVKVGRIGGQFAKPRSSSVEKQGDVELPSYRGDIINAPEFTPEARIPDPDRMLQAYRQAAATQNLLRAFSQGGYANLEHVHSWTLGFVSGSPQGHHYKEIADRISESLDFMRACGVTADATPQFRSTDFFTSHEALLLGYEQALTRVDSTSGDWYDTSGHMVWIGDRTRQPDHAHIEFCRGIKNPIGLKCGPSLDADELIRLIDILNPEDEAGRLTLICRFGADKVFDYLPALIRKVQQEGRTVVWSCDPMHGNTVAAGGYKTRPFDRVLQEVRNFFSVHQAEGSHAGGIHIEMTGQNVTECTGGARAISEADLSDRYHTHCDPRLNADQSLELAFLVAEGLKQERASRGRPKIDSGAAVGL, translated from the coding sequence ATGGCGAAAACATGGAGCCCCGAAAGCTGGCGGTCGAAGCCGATCGTGCAGGTTCCCGATTATCCCGATCTCAAGGCCCTTGCCGAGGCCGAGGCCACGCTGTCGCGATTTCCCCCGCTCGTTTTTGCAGGCGAGGCGCGCAAGCTGAAGCAGCAGCTTGGACGCGTCGCAGGCGGAGAAGGATTCCTGCTGCAGGGCGGTGATTGCGCCGAGAGTTTCGCCGAGCATCACGCCGACAACATCCGCGACTTCTTCCGGGTCTTCCTGCAGATGTCGGTGGTGCTGACCTTTGCCGCGGCGATGCCGGTGGTGAAGGTCGGGCGCATCGGCGGCCAGTTCGCCAAGCCGCGCTCCTCGTCCGTCGAGAAGCAGGGCGATGTCGAGCTGCCGAGCTACCGCGGCGACATCATCAACGCGCCGGAATTCACGCCCGAGGCGCGTATCCCCGATCCGGACCGGATGCTGCAGGCCTATCGCCAGGCGGCGGCCACACAGAACCTGCTGCGCGCCTTCTCCCAGGGCGGCTATGCCAACCTCGAACACGTCCACAGCTGGACGCTGGGTTTCGTTTCGGGGTCTCCGCAAGGCCACCATTACAAGGAAATCGCCGACCGCATTTCGGAGTCGCTTGACTTCATGCGCGCGTGCGGCGTGACCGCCGACGCGACCCCGCAATTCCGCTCGACCGATTTCTTCACCAGCCACGAGGCGCTGCTGCTCGGCTACGAACAGGCGCTGACCCGCGTCGATTCCACCAGCGGCGACTGGTACGACACGTCGGGCCACATGGTCTGGATCGGCGACCGCACGCGTCAGCCTGATCACGCCCATATCGAGTTCTGCCGCGGCATCAAGAACCCGATCGGCCTGAAATGTGGCCCGAGCCTGGACGCCGACGAGCTGATCAGGCTGATCGACATCCTCAACCCCGAGGACGAGGCCGGCCGGCTGACGCTCATCTGCCGCTTCGGCGCCGATAAGGTGTTCGACTACCTGCCGGCGCTGATCCGCAAGGTGCAGCAGGAAGGCCGCACCGTCGTGTGGTCCTGCGACCCGATGCACGGCAACACCGTCGCCGCGGGTGGCTACAAGACCCGGCCGTTCGACCGGGTCTTGCAGGAGGTGCGCAACTTCTTCTCCGTGCACCAGGCCGAGGGCTCGCACGCCGGCGGCATCCATATCGAGATGACCGGCCAGAACGTCACCGAATGCACCGGCGGCGCCCGGGCGATCTCGGAGGCGGACCTGTCGGATCGCTACCACACCCACTGCGATCCGCGTCTCAACGCCGACCAGTCGCTGGAACTCGCGTTCCTGGTCGCCGAGGGCCTGAAGCAGGAGCGCGCCTCGCGCGGCCGGCCGAAGATCGACAGCGGTGCGGCCGTCGGGTTGTGA
- a CDS encoding VIT1/CCC1 transporter family protein has protein sequence MRIEHEHSEAAIEKRLADGPKINYLRDWVYGGIDGAVTTFAVVAGAVGAELSTRVVLILGIANLIADGFSMAAANFSGTQSEIEDYERLKEMEERHIKLYPDGERQEIRQIYRNKGFTGSKLETLVSLITSRDKNWVETMLIEEHGLAPIQRSPLKAAFWTFAAFIICGAVPLLPFVLSMPNAPILATGMTALVFFGIGSFKSRWSTYSWWRSGTETLTIGMTAAMLAYLVGRLLESIV, from the coding sequence ATGAGGATCGAGCACGAGCATTCCGAAGCCGCGATCGAAAAGCGGCTCGCCGACGGACCGAAGATCAACTACCTGCGCGACTGGGTCTATGGCGGCATCGACGGCGCCGTGACCACCTTCGCCGTCGTGGCCGGTGCGGTCGGCGCCGAACTGTCGACCCGCGTGGTGCTGATCCTGGGCATCGCCAACCTGATCGCCGACGGCTTCTCGATGGCCGCCGCCAACTTCTCCGGCACACAGTCCGAGATCGAGGACTACGAGCGGCTGAAGGAGATGGAGGAGCGCCATATTAAGCTCTATCCCGACGGGGAGCGCCAGGAGATCCGCCAGATCTACCGCAACAAGGGCTTCACCGGCTCGAAGTTGGAGACGCTGGTCTCGCTGATCACCTCGCGAGACAAGAACTGGGTCGAAACGATGCTCATCGAGGAGCACGGCCTGGCGCCGATCCAGCGATCGCCGCTGAAGGCCGCGTTCTGGACGTTCGCAGCCTTCATCATCTGCGGCGCGGTGCCGCTGCTGCCGTTCGTCCTGTCGATGCCGAACGCACCGATCCTGGCGACGGGGATGACGGCGCTCGTTTTTTTTGGCATCGGGTCGTTCAAGAGCCGGTGGTCGACGTATTCGTGGTGGCGTTCAGGCACGGAAACCCTGACCATCGGCATGACAGCGGCGATGCTTGCCTATCTGGTGGGGCGCTTGCTCGAGTCCATCGTCTGA
- a CDS encoding MFS transporter: MRSALASIAALLISVFILLTGSGLQSTLVPLAATGYNFSDLAIGLIGSSYFVGMMIGCFAAPWLIRHAGHIRTFGACTALATGAAILHALVVEPITWNILRCTSGICFAVLYAVIESWLNDKSDNSNRGGVLAFYNVINFGGMAAGQQFLRLYPPAGFQLFSLSALMISLAAMPVALTRSKSPPVPESPQLRLRWLMALSPVGVAGAFTVGLANGAFWTIGPIYASLQGLGAGGAGDFITASILGAVAVLWPAGRISDRMDRRHVIAACCVVAGAAGIGLAIAPANSPWLLYGLAFLFGAGAMPIYSLSSAHTADYADASDMVQVSTGLLLIYTVGAVVGPTAAAALVEVTVPGALFALTAVTHFGLLALTVYRLTRRAPVPPEEREPFVPVPRTSPAVVELDPRVPVEDEEYEHIDDSGSGTVTPGQHPT, encoded by the coding sequence ATGAGATCCGCCCTCGCCTCGATCGCCGCGCTGCTGATCTCGGTGTTCATCCTGCTCACCGGATCGGGCCTGCAATCGACGCTCGTGCCGCTGGCGGCCACCGGATACAACTTTTCCGACCTGGCGATCGGCCTGATCGGCTCGTCCTACTTCGTCGGCATGATGATCGGCTGCTTCGCCGCGCCGTGGCTGATCCGGCACGCCGGCCATATCCGCACCTTCGGTGCCTGCACGGCGCTGGCGACGGGCGCGGCCATCTTGCACGCGCTCGTGGTGGAGCCGATCACCTGGAACATCCTGCGCTGCACCTCCGGCATCTGCTTTGCGGTGCTTTACGCGGTGATCGAGAGCTGGCTGAACGACAAGTCGGACAACTCCAACCGGGGCGGCGTGCTGGCCTTCTACAACGTCATCAACTTTGGCGGTATGGCGGCGGGCCAGCAGTTCCTCCGGCTGTATCCGCCGGCGGGCTTCCAGCTGTTCTCGCTGAGCGCGCTGATGATCTCGCTGGCGGCGATGCCGGTGGCGCTGACGCGGTCGAAGTCGCCGCCGGTTCCGGAATCGCCGCAGCTGCGGCTGCGCTGGCTGATGGCGCTGTCTCCGGTGGGCGTCGCCGGGGCATTCACGGTGGGCCTGGCGAACGGCGCGTTCTGGACCATCGGGCCGATCTACGCGAGCCTGCAGGGGCTAGGCGCGGGCGGCGCGGGTGACTTCATCACCGCATCGATCCTCGGCGCCGTCGCCGTGCTCTGGCCGGCGGGCCGTATTTCCGACCGCATGGACCGCCGCCATGTCATCGCCGCGTGCTGCGTCGTCGCAGGCGCCGCGGGCATCGGCCTTGCGATCGCGCCGGCCAATTCGCCGTGGCTTCTCTACGGGCTCGCCTTCCTGTTCGGCGCCGGGGCGATGCCGATCTACTCGCTGAGCTCGGCGCACACGGCCGACTACGCCGACGCCTCGGACATGGTGCAGGTCTCGACCGGGCTGCTGCTGATCTACACGGTCGGCGCGGTGGTGGGGCCGACGGCGGCAGCCGCGCTGGTCGAGGTCACCGTGCCCGGCGCCCTGTTCGCGCTGACGGCCGTGACCCATTTCGGCCTGCTGGCCCTGACCGTCTATCGCCTGACGCGCCGCGCCCCGGTCCCGCCGGAGGAGCGCGAGCCGTTCGTGCCCGTGCCGCGCACCTCGCCGGCGGTGGTGGAGCTCGATCCGCGCGTTCCCGTCGAGGACGAGGAATACGAGCACATCGACGATTCCGGCAGCGGCACGGTGACGCCGGGGCAACATCCGACCTGA
- a CDS encoding carboxylate-amine ligase, whose amino-acid sequence MSASEPSFTIGVEEEYLLVDRQTRDLAVDPPRALMDRCEEILPKRVTPEFLRCQIEVGTPVCERVEDARAELAHLRGTIAAVSADYDLAPIAASTHPFATWASQQHTDKDRYNALARDIQMVVRRMLICGMHVHVAIEDEALRIDLFNQLPYFLPHLLALSTSSPFWQGHETGLKSYRLSVFKEMPRTGLPESFDSEDEYRRTVDVLVRAGMIEDATKVWWDLRPSARFPTLEMRIADVCTRLDDAIAVAALFRCLARMLWRLRRDNQRWRHYSRFLIEENRWLAQRHGAAGRLIDFGKGSTTPFGDLMEEILELIREDAAHFGCIAAVEHARAIVADGTSADRQLAIWREAVADGMDPRQAHQRVVDHLIAETVEGIPDARMRPVEARGQPADRPH is encoded by the coding sequence ATGAGCGCCAGCGAACCCAGCTTCACCATCGGGGTCGAGGAGGAATATCTGCTCGTCGACCGGCAGACGCGCGACCTCGCCGTCGACCCGCCGCGGGCGCTGATGGACCGGTGCGAGGAGATCCTACCGAAGCGGGTGACGCCGGAGTTCCTGCGCTGCCAGATCGAGGTCGGCACGCCGGTCTGCGAACGGGTGGAGGACGCCAGGGCGGAGCTGGCGCATCTGCGGGGCACCATCGCCGCGGTGTCGGCCGACTACGACCTAGCCCCGATCGCCGCCTCGACCCATCCCTTCGCCACCTGGGCGAGCCAGCAGCATACCGACAAGGACCGCTACAACGCGCTGGCCCGCGACATCCAGATGGTGGTGCGGCGGATGCTGATCTGCGGCATGCACGTGCATGTGGCGATCGAGGACGAGGCGTTGCGGATCGACCTGTTCAACCAGCTTCCCTACTTCCTCCCCCACCTGCTGGCGCTGTCCACCTCCTCGCCGTTCTGGCAGGGCCACGAGACGGGGCTGAAGTCCTACCGGCTGTCGGTGTTCAAGGAGATGCCGCGCACCGGCCTGCCGGAATCCTTCGACAGCGAGGACGAATATCGCCGCACCGTCGACGTTCTGGTGCGCGCCGGCATGATCGAGGATGCCACCAAGGTCTGGTGGGACCTGCGCCCCTCGGCCCGGTTTCCCACGCTGGAGATGCGCATCGCCGACGTGTGCACGCGGCTCGACGACGCCATCGCGGTGGCGGCGCTGTTCCGCTGCCTGGCGCGCATGCTGTGGCGCCTGCGACGCGACAACCAGCGCTGGCGCCACTATTCGCGCTTCCTGATCGAGGAAAACCGCTGGCTGGCGCAGCGCCACGGCGCGGCGGGCCGGCTGATCGACTTCGGCAAGGGCTCGACCACGCCGTTCGGCGACCTGATGGAGGAAATCCTCGAGCTCATCCGCGAGGACGCGGCCCATTTCGGCTGCATCGCGGCGGTGGAGCACGCCCGCGCCATCGTCGCAGACGGCACCTCGGCCGACCGGCAGCTCGCCATCTGGCGGGAGGCCGTCGCCGACGGCATGGACCCGCGCCAGGCGCACCAGCGCGTGGTCGACCACCTGATCGCGGAGACGGTCGAAGGGATCCCCGACGCGCGGATGCGCCCCGTGGAAGCGCGCGGGCAACCGGCAGACCGGCCGCACTAG
- a CDS encoding DUF1254 domain-containing protein yields the protein MNVLLNMMRAGAIAALVLPAATATAQVSEETVKSLGVPDTMETSLGRLEFTDGAPTSETAAKVADAMAFANALAVYNNSFRGASALAIAKGLREAGVKDNQVGIFSTLMDASSLFLTANADTVYYMSVIDLTKGPVVLEQPADGLGTINDMWFSWVVDIGFPGPDRGHGGKYLLVPPGYDGPLPEGGFFVAHARTNYLLYAARTYLVDDDPAPAVEAIKANLKIYPYTPGGFGTSIATALEGVVRLEGNPPPPETTFTELSGKAFNTIPPSDFGFFELINENYQQEPATSYEVELAGQLAAIGIVHGKPFAPDESMKAILTDAAGVGAAAGRSLNWRFAVSHPDWAYYPDSHWGNMLFEGGAFFETPPPLFEDGMFKPFPPTGARTLDSRTAFYYAYTLDSPGMIMRIPDVGSQYLMGFLDANGNPFDGAKTYKVTLPKDIPAGKFWSLTLYDNQTRSMLQTPQKFPRAGSQAYPSPAAEAGADGVTTVYFGPEKPDGVARGNWIQTDPDKGWFTILRLYSPLPSFFDKTWRPTEIEPVD from the coding sequence ATGAATGTGCTTCTGAACATGATGCGCGCCGGCGCGATTGCGGCGCTGGTATTGCCCGCTGCCACCGCAACCGCGCAGGTCTCCGAAGAGACGGTCAAGTCGCTTGGCGTGCCCGACACGATGGAAACGAGCCTCGGCCGGCTCGAGTTCACGGATGGTGCGCCGACCAGCGAGACGGCCGCGAAGGTCGCCGATGCGATGGCCTTCGCCAATGCGCTGGCCGTCTACAACAACAGCTTCCGCGGGGCCTCGGCGCTGGCGATCGCTAAGGGCCTTCGCGAAGCCGGCGTCAAGGACAACCAGGTCGGCATCTTCTCCACGCTGATGGATGCAAGCTCGCTGTTCCTGACCGCGAACGCCGACACGGTCTACTACATGTCGGTCATCGACCTGACCAAGGGGCCGGTCGTGCTCGAACAGCCGGCGGACGGCCTCGGCACGATCAACGACATGTGGTTTTCCTGGGTCGTCGACATCGGCTTTCCGGGCCCCGATCGCGGGCACGGCGGCAAGTATCTGCTGGTCCCGCCCGGATATGACGGGCCGCTGCCCGAAGGCGGGTTCTTCGTCGCGCACGCCAGGACGAACTACCTGCTCTATGCGGCCCGCACCTATCTCGTCGACGACGATCCGGCACCGGCCGTCGAGGCCATCAAGGCGAACCTGAAGATCTATCCCTATACGCCGGGCGGATTCGGCACGAGCATCGCCACCGCGCTGGAGGGCGTGGTCCGGCTTGAAGGCAATCCGCCGCCGCCGGAGACGACATTCACCGAGCTGAGCGGAAAGGCGTTCAACACGATCCCGCCGAGCGATTTCGGCTTCTTCGAGCTGATCAACGAGAATTACCAGCAGGAGCCGGCCACCAGCTACGAGGTCGAGCTTGCCGGCCAGCTCGCCGCGATCGGTATCGTGCACGGCAAGCCGTTCGCGCCGGATGAGTCCATGAAGGCGATCCTCACCGACGCCGCCGGGGTCGGCGCCGCCGCGGGGCGCTCGCTCAACTGGCGCTTCGCCGTCTCGCATCCCGACTGGGCCTACTATCCCGACTCCCATTGGGGAAACATGCTGTTCGAGGGCGGCGCCTTCTTCGAGACCCCGCCGCCGCTGTTCGAAGACGGCATGTTCAAGCCGTTCCCGCCGACCGGCGCGCGCACGCTCGATTCACGCACGGCGTTCTACTACGCCTACACGCTCGACTCGCCGGGCATGATCATGCGCATCCCCGACGTCGGCTCGCAGTACCTGATGGGCTTTCTCGACGCGAACGGGAACCCGTTCGACGGGGCGAAGACCTACAAGGTGACCCTGCCCAAGGACATTCCGGCCGGCAAGTTCTGGTCGCTGACGCTCTACGACAACCAGACCCGCTCGATGCTGCAGACGCCGCAGAAATTCCCGCGCGCCGGCAGTCAGGCGTATCCCTCGCCGGCGGCCGAGGCCGGTGCCGACGGCGTCACCACGGTCTATTTCGGCCCGGAAAAACCCGATGGCGTGGCGCGGGGCAACTGGATCCAGACCGATCCGGACAAGGGCTGGTTCACGATCCTGCGTCTCTACAGCCCGCTGCCGTCCTTCTTCGACAAGACCTGGCGGCCGACCGAGATCGAGCCGGTCGACTGA